The nucleotide window ATACATCGGTAAACATATAGAACATCCAAATCGCCCGAAGCGTAATAACTGTTGCTAAAACCGGCATAATTGCTGGCAAAGTAACAATTTTGAATTTATCCCAAATGTTAGCTCCGTCCATATCTGCTGCCTCATAAAGTGATTTATCGACCGTTTGCAAAATCGCCAAAAACGAAATAAATGCATACGGGAAATAACGCCATATCGCAAAAAATGTTACTAAAAAGAAACTAGAAGCTGGATTATCAAACCATAGTGGCGCTTCTTTAAACAGATGAAGCACGTCCACTGTCATAAAATTAATTACGCCATAACCATTATTAAACATGTATTTCCAGGCAAAAATAAGGGAAATTGACGGCGTTACATACGATAAAATAATGAGTGAGCGAGCCGTTTTTCTAAACCTAAATTCACGGTTAAAGAATATTGCCACAAGTAGCCCCATCCCAGTGCTTCCGATTACCACAAGCGCTGTATAAGCCACTGTAAGCCCTAAAGATTTATAAAACTCAGGATCCTTCAAAATATCTATATAATTTTGTAATCCTACAAAGATTGATTTAATATTCGGATTAAGTGGCATATCTAAAAAACTAATCTGGATATTAGAAATCATCGGATATAAAACAAGTGCTGCCAGTAAAACAAAACTCGGTGCAAGTAAAATCATTGCTAACTTAAAATCTGACCTTTTATATACTTTCGTTTTCATAATGCCTCCTTAAATCAAAAAGCGACGTCCTAAACTGTAAAAAACGGGGAGACGTGTATCCCCCCGCTATTTTATTAATTACCTTCTTCGGCTTTTTTCTGCGCTGCCTTTAAATCATCTGAAACATCGCCGCCACCAACAGTTACATTATTAACCATTTGGGCAATAATTCCTGAACTAGTAATATCTCCCATTTTCGTGAAGTTTTTACCATCCACAAGTCCGAAAACTTGGATATCATTGAAAGAAGCTGCAATTTCATTCGGAAGATCTCCAAATGATTTGATTACTTCATTTTCTTTGTATGCTTTTTGCTCTACTACTTCTTTATTTACCGGTTGAGCACCGCCTGGAGACATAAGTACCCATGTTGCCATATTTTCAGGTGCGGATAAGTACTCAACAAATTTTTTCGTCGCTTTCTTTTGCTCATCATCTAAACCGGCAGAAATAGTTAAACCAGAAACGGTACCATAAACTGCTTTTTCTTTTTCTTCTGGAATCGCAAATCCGATATTAGACGGATCACCTTCTTCATAAACAGATGGAAGAATATACGTAGAGTACATCGCCATTGGAACAGTTCCATTCATAAATGCATCCTTGATTTCCGTTACATCATTAGAACCCGGCATAGTGTAAGCAGAAAGATCTTTGTAGTACTGTAAAGCTTCTTTCATTTCTTGTGTATCAATGGTGATATTGCCTTTTTCATCTAGAACATTAGCTTTGTTAGAAAGAGCAAACTGTGAAAATGCTTGTTCACTCATCGTACTTTCAGCTGTTGGGATCGCAATACCGTATTTTTTATCTGCTTTGTTCGTGAATTTTTTCGCAATTTTTTCAACATCAGCCCAGTTTTTAGGTTCTTCAAAGCCAGCATCACTTAGCGCTTTTTTGTTATACCAAATCCCTTGAATCCAGCCGCTTAACGGTGCAGCAATATAGCTCTTCCCATCTTCAGAGCGAACTAGATTAGTAGCTCCTTCATAGTAATTATCTTCCCCAACCGAATTGATAACATCTTTTACCGCATCTTGATCAATTAGTTCATCTTTATCCATTACTTTGGCAAAATCTTGACTAACTTCCATGACTTCAGGAAGCTCACCAGAACGAGCAAGCGTTACTACTTTTGTATTAAAAGCATCTTCCTCAACCGGAATTTGTTTTACTTTAATTTTTGGATTTTCTTTTTCAAAATCAGCAATTAATTTTTTAATAACATCTAAACGTTCTTTTTCAACGGATGAATGCATAAATTCAATCGTTACTTCTCCACCACTACCGCTAGAACTCTTCCCTCCACATGCAGCTAATACCGCACTTAGAACCAATACAACAACAAGTAATCCAAGACCTTTTTTCTTCATTTTTGTTCCTCCCTGTAATTTTTGGTTTTTAGCCAGCAGAATTCATAGCCACTAAGTGTTATGGAATCGCTCCCAGTTATAGTGGAGTTCGTATAAATATTTGTATAAATGCCGCTGTCTATTGAGTAATCTACTTCTTTTTCTGATAAATTATGAATCAATATAAGTGATTCTGCGCCGGAAAATCGTTTGATAACAAATAATTCCGCCGGAGAATCGATAACTTCCATCTGTATTTCTGGATGGAAAAGTGATTCCGATTTTCGTACGTTAATCAGTTTTGTTAACGCTTCATAAGTTGCATTTCGTAGTGACCCTTTATCTTCTATTTCAGCTGTAATTTCTGTTAAATTATATTTTTTTCGGTTAATAGAGCGATTTTGACCAGTTTTTGCAACACCGGCAACATCATTTCTACTCCCTAAAATGCTTTGAATATATACAGCTGGAACACCAGGAATCGACAGCAGTACTGCATGAGCTACTACAAAGCGGTGTAATCTAGCTAAATCGCTATCCGTTTGTTTACTAAGCGCATCCATATAAGTCACATTAATTTCATAAGGACTTTTAGAACCATCTGGGTTTTTCTTATAGGAAACAAGAGCTCCTTCTCGCTCAAGCTCATTCACTAATGCCAAAATCTCTGCTTCTGGGATAATTCCACGAACTGGATTTAAACCGATACCATCATGAGAAGCAAGGAAGTTAAAGAAAGTTCGCTTACCCTCTGGCAACTCAAGATTCCGCGCCCAATCACTTAGAAAAGCTGCATTACCATGATGAATTGCGTGTAATACGAGCGGTGGAAGCGGGAATTGGTATACCATATGTGCTTCTTTTTCACCGTTTCCAAAGTAGCTAATATTATCCACATGCGGCACATTGGTTTCCGTAACAATAATCGTTCCTGGAGCCGACATATCCACTAAATCTCTAAATAATTTTACAATTTCATGTGTTTCCTCTAAATGAATCGAGCTAGTTCCAGGCACTTTCCACATAAAGCCCACTGCATCGAGTCGTACATATTCCGCCCCTTGTTCCAAATAAAATAGCAGGACATCCACCATCCTATAAAGCACTTCCGGATTCGCGAAATTTAAATCAATTTGATCATCACTAAAAGTCGTCCAAATATACTTTTCTTCTCCTGAAGTAAACTTAAATGGTGTAAGCACAGGAGTCGCACGTGGCCTAGTTACTGAACTAAGGTCTGTATTCCGAGCCATTTCCACAAAGAAATTTGCAAATTCTGGATCTCCCGCCAAATATCGCTGAAACCAATCACTTTTTGCTGACATATGATTACAAACAAAATCAAACATCAACCGTGCCGATTTTTCCATTTCATGAATATCCGACCAGTCACCAAGTTCCGGATTTACCTGCTTATAATCAATCACAGAAAATCCATCATCCGACGAATACGGATAAAACGGTAAAAAATGAACTAATTCAAAAACTGATTTTAAATAACCATCGTACATTTTCTTAAAACTTGTTAACCTTTTTTCTGCTTCTTCTTGAAACTGGTCCCCATATGTAATTAAAACAATATCTTTCTCATCCCACTTACTCTTACGTGTTAATTTTTGCTGTTTCGTTTCATTTACTCGCGCTTCGATTCTTGCTGCTAAACTGTTTACCACATCTTCCGGATATAATCGCGAAAGTCGTTTTCTTAAATTTGTCATCATCTACCTCCTAACCGGGAGCGCTCCCACAAAAAGAATTATAGTATGGAAAGCGCTTTCTGTCAAACACAATTTTAAAATATTTTTTAATATGTTGGTATAGAAGTGTTTTGATAGAGCTCTAACCTCTAGTTGGACATTTTCTTAAAAATTGAGTAAGATAAACAAGGATGATAATGACCGGAACCGATACCGGAACCATATATATGAGAAAGGAAGATTATCTTGGCAGCTACCATTTACGATATAGCAAAACATGCGGGAGTTTCAAAATCTACGGTATCTAGAGTATTAAATAATCAAGCTAACATCTCCAAAGAAGCACGACAAAAAGTATTAGAAGCAATTGATGAACTCAACTACCAACCAAGTAAACTAGCACGTGCTCTAACTTCATCTGGATTTGATGCCATTATGGTTATTTCCAATCGTTCTACTACAACGACTACTGGGAATCCTTTCTTTTCAGAAATAATTCAATCCATTTCCACTCAATCTGAGTTGGAAAATTTCGATTTAATTCTTCAAACTGCCAAAAACAGTGAAGATGAACTGAAAAAATGTCTTTCCAAAATCCAAGAAAAAATGATTAAAGGTATCATTATGCTTAGTTCCCCAGCTGATGAAGATTTTTTTCACCAATTAGATCCATATAATATCCCCATCGTGGTCACAGGAAAAGTAGAGGGTAGCTATAAAAATATTTATTCTGTCGATACGGATAATTTTGGTGACAGCTATGCTCTTACAAAACATTTAATTAATCAAGGTCATAAAAAAATTGCTTGTATTCACGCACCACTCGACTATCACGTCTCCATCGATCGTCTCGCTGGTTTTCGCAGTTGTCTTTTTGATCATCAATTAGACCTTCGTAATGATTGGATTATTGATAGTGGCTATAGCATTGAAGATAGCTACAGCGCCGCACTACGCTTAATGGAAGGCCCAGATAAGCCTACCGCTGTTTTTGCAACAGATGATTTAAAAGTACTAAGTATTTACAAAATGGCTGCCGATAAAGGCTTACAAATCCCTGCAAATCTCTCTGTTATCGGTTATAATGATAAAGTAGCGTCATCTTTCCTATCGCCACCACTTACATCAATTGATATCCCGATAAATAAACTAGGAAAAAAGGCAACTACCTTATTATTCCGTCTTATTCATCAAGATAAAAATGTACCAAAAACAACCATTATTAAAACCGAAATGATTGAACGTGAATCCATTCAGAAAATAAACAGCTAATCTTATTTTCTGAATTTACTTAGGTCCTGTAGCTCAGTTGGGAGAGTATCACCTTGACATGGTGGGGGTCGCTGGTTCGAGACCAGTCGGGACCATTTAATAGCAAAAAGCCCGTATGATAAAAATGCATTTATCATACGGGCTTTTTTTATTTAAATAACTTACCAATTTTCTTAAACAAACCATCCTCAATAATATCAATACCAATACCCCAGTTACTATCAAGAATTTCTTTATTCGCTTTCACATAGTCTTTCAAATCTTTTCCTGAAATGGTGAGGTTGTGATATGGTTTATACTCCAAATAAGTAGAAGCACCATTTTTCATCACTTTCTTCGTGACACGATGTTGTAGATACTTAGAATTAATATTACATTCTTGTCGTGTATACGAATCTTGTTGATCAATAGACTTATCTGTCGTCAAATGAATCTCCATTTTAATGACGTTACGATCAACCCAGTACGGGAAATCCTTATGGAAATGTTTTTCAGCCGCATCATCAATGAAGTTTCCCCAATTCCAGAAATGTAAATAGCGCTTTTTATTTTCTACAATATAAGGATCAGAAATAGTCGCCTTATATATGATTGAAAGTTCATTTAGTTCCTTATTATCTTCCACTATTTTAATCGACTCGTCGCTAAAATATTTATCAATCTCATTTTCTTCATATTTTTTGTACAATGTCATATTGCTATAAGTGGCATAATTGTAGCGATTGATAATATCTTTAATCGAGTCATTTTTGAACATTTCGCGTGAGCCATTAGCCATTTTGCCGCGTAACTTTCTTTCAAAAGTAATATACCCTTTGTTTTCTTTGACATCACATCGAGCAATTTCTTCCACTGATGGCACTTGATCTTGAAACGGCTCTTGTTTTTGTAATTCCGTACCTTCTTTAATTTCTAAATAATACATAAAGCTATTTTTCTGGCGGTTTTCTAAAAATCCTTGGTCATTGTTGATAGTCGCATCCACAAAATAAACTTGATTTTCATAATTTATTTTTAAAATCGCATGATTAAAATTGAAAGGGGACGGCGCATAGACAGGTAAAAAGATATCTCGATCATAACTAACTAAAATGAACTCCGAGTCCACTCCAAGATAATCTAATAGTACTTTTAGTAGAAGTGTTTTTGCCTTACAATCACCTTGTTTCGTGTTGTAAGTAACTTCAGCAGGTTGAGGCTCATGCCCATCCATCTCAGATTCATTGTATAAATAGTAAACTTCCTTTTGAACAAAATCGATAGCATGTCTGATTTTATGTTGCAACGAAGATAATTCATCTAATTCTGAAATGAAATCGGCCGCAAAGTCAGTCACATCCACTTGATAGAACTTTTGATATAAATCACTAATAGTTTTTGTTATTTCTGGATAAGTTTTTTGTGTTGTAAAATCAATAAATGGCGCAAGTTCTAATTCATTTGGATTTTTCCCAATATAAGAATTTTCTTCAATGACATAAGATTTTTGATTTTCAACAAATTCTTTCTCTTTTTCTAAAATATTTCCTTCATCATCACGGAAATAATTATAATTCACTTCTAGTTTTTGTCCTGTTTCATTTTTTAACTCAAAGCGGTATTTTCCATACGCCCAGTAGGAGTTTGGATACGTATAAATCCAGCGGAAAAATTGATTACGAATGCTATCTTCCTGATACTTCAGCTCAGTTGATGTTTCAATAATGAAAATATCATTTAAATGCAAATCTCGAATTAACACAGTCACTTTCTTTTCATCGTTAAAGCTAGCTTGATTTTCATCGCGTACATAATCTAATACTTTCACATTTATATCATTTAGTTTATCGATTACTTTCCCATCACGAACAACAGATAAAGTATGAATATAAAGCACTTCATCTTCCGCTAAAATAAAATTAGATTTTGCTGCCGAATTTAACATATTAGGGTCATTTAAAGTATATGCCATTGATGTGTAGCTTTTACGCGAATTAGGTTTTGCTGTTTCCACCATCTTGCACCAAAAACAATAATCTCGTTCTTGTGCTATTTGAGCTTGATAAAAATCCGTTTGTTGCGTCTCTAGCCAAGCATCGATATTTTCTTGTTTTGTTTCAGCAGAACTTATTTCAGGATCTAAAAAATAATATTCTTTTGTCATTATATATTCTCCTCGGATAGTTTTTTATAGTCTTTAATATTCTAACAATAACTAAATAAAATAAATAGGACAATATTATATTTATTACACTTTTTTTATTTATGTACACTTTTTAGTAAAAATTTCGACATAATTAGGAGGACTAAAAGTGTTTATTTGATTTGCAATACTATGATAATGCTTTTGGTCACGCTAATTTTTCAAATAAAACATTCTATTTTTCTATCATAAATTCGCTCGCCTTCCATTTGCTGCGAGCGTTCTAGTACGCCAACTTGACAAGGATTTAAAAAGCTTGTTTTTTGATAAAAGAGGAGGATTATAATCTGGATTATTACGATTTCAAATTAAATTTCTATAATCGTTCAAATTTTGTTCACAATAAAACTAAATAACACATCTCTTTATGAAAATTGTTTAATTTTGACAGCTAAAAACGGGTTATTATAAAAGTATTAGTTAAAAAATGAAGGAGTGAAAAAATGATTAGAAAAATTCTCGCAAGTATATTAGCCATTTCAATCATAGCGCAAACAGTAATGCTACCCACTTATATAATAGCGAATGCACTAAATACTGAAATTCAACAAACAACTATTCAAATGCTAACAAATCCTGACTTAAATAATAATGAGATAATAATCCATGGTATGGAGAAAGAGAAAGAGTATAAGCTAATATTACCAAAGCCTCTCCAATTAGATACACAGAAAGTAGATAAAAATATTGCTTACAATAAATCCAAAAATGAAGTAATAATTACAGGCACTGGCAGCAGTGTTTCCCTATTCTTGATTGCATCCAAAGAAGGGAGCTACCAGCTAGAACTCAAAGAAGGAACTAGCGTCGAAGCAGTATTAAATTTAGTTATCAAACAATCTGGAGACATATCCTCAAGAAATAAAAATATGTTAAAAAGCAACCTGTTAAGAACTGAACCTTTAACTATGAAGGCTTCTATTCCAGACAAACTATTACTCCAAGCAGAAGCCAGCAAAGCTACTCTAAATAACTACACCGAGCAGATGACTATTAGTTACTCTATTAATTTCCTTGATAGTTCTAGCACACTAAAAGATGGTAAACTGGTCATTGATTTTAAATCTTCTGGGATGGAACCAGTCAATTATCCTAAAAATATAACTGCTAACGTCAATGTGAAATCAGCCGACTACAATGCAACTACTGGAAAACTAACCATTAATTTAGTAGATAATATCTTAAGTGGAGCACCATTTGATATTCCTATAGTTGTTCGTGCTAGTTATGATGCAGAGTCTGGGAAACCAACAGATTTAAAAGCAACTCTTTCAGGCAGTAAAAATACAGATGAAACTTATGCACCAGTTGAAAAAGCTATAACAGTCACGTTAGTCAAAGATAGTTCTATTAATGAATATGAACCAATTACATTAAATGATAATA belongs to Listeria ivanovii subsp. ivanovii and includes:
- a CDS encoding carbohydrate ABC transporter permease; its protein translation is MKTKVYKRSDFKLAMILLAPSFVLLAALVLYPMISNIQISFLDMPLNPNIKSIFVGLQNYIDILKDPEFYKSLGLTVAYTALVVIGSTGMGLLVAIFFNREFRFRKTARSLIILSYVTPSISLIFAWKYMFNNGYGVINFMTVDVLHLFKEAPLWFDNPASSFFLVTFFAIWRYFPYAFISFLAILQTVDKSLYEAADMDGANIWDKFKIVTLPAIMPVLATVITLRAIWMFYMFTDVYLLTNKVNILGVYLYKTAFAFNDLGKAAAISVILFVIIFVVIIFARKRVDLNGSK
- a CDS encoding ABC transporter substrate-binding protein; the encoded protein is MKKKGLGLLVVVLVLSAVLAACGGKSSSGSGGEVTIEFMHSSVEKERLDVIKKLIADFEKENPKIKVKQIPVEEDAFNTKVVTLARSGELPEVMEVSQDFAKVMDKDELIDQDAVKDVINSVGEDNYYEGATNLVRSEDGKSYIAAPLSGWIQGIWYNKKALSDAGFEEPKNWADVEKIAKKFTNKADKKYGIAIPTAESTMSEQAFSQFALSNKANVLDEKGNITIDTQEMKEALQYYKDLSAYTMPGSNDVTEIKDAFMNGTVPMAMYSTYILPSVYEEGDPSNIGFAIPEEKEKAVYGTVSGLTISAGLDDEQKKATKKFVEYLSAPENMATWVLMSPGGAQPVNKEVVEQKAYKENEVIKSFGDLPNEIAASFNDIQVFGLVDGKNFTKMGDITSSGIIAQMVNNVTVGGGDVSDDLKAAQKKAEEGN
- a CDS encoding sugar phosphorylase translates to MTNLRKRLSRLYPEDVVNSLAARIEARVNETKQQKLTRKSKWDEKDIVLITYGDQFQEEAEKRLTSFKKMYDGYLKSVFELVHFLPFYPYSSDDGFSVIDYKQVNPELGDWSDIHEMEKSARLMFDFVCNHMSAKSDWFQRYLAGDPEFANFFVEMARNTDLSSVTRPRATPVLTPFKFTSGEEKYIWTTFSDDQIDLNFANPEVLYRMVDVLLFYLEQGAEYVRLDAVGFMWKVPGTSSIHLEETHEIVKLFRDLVDMSAPGTIIVTETNVPHVDNISYFGNGEKEAHMVYQFPLPPLVLHAIHHGNAAFLSDWARNLELPEGKRTFFNFLASHDGIGLNPVRGIIPEAEILALVNELEREGALVSYKKNPDGSKSPYEINVTYMDALSKQTDSDLARLHRFVVAHAVLLSIPGVPAVYIQSILGSRNDVAGVAKTGQNRSINRKKYNLTEITAEIEDKGSLRNATYEALTKLINVRKSESLFHPEIQMEVIDSPAELFVIKRFSGAESLILIHNLSEKEVDYSIDSGIYTNIYTNSTITGSDSITLSGYEFCWLKTKNYREEQK
- a CDS encoding LacI family DNA-binding transcriptional regulator, with protein sequence MAATIYDIAKHAGVSKSTVSRVLNNQANISKEARQKVLEAIDELNYQPSKLARALTSSGFDAIMVISNRSTTTTTGNPFFSEIIQSISTQSELENFDLILQTAKNSEDELKKCLSKIQEKMIKGIIMLSSPADEDFFHQLDPYNIPIVVTGKVEGSYKNIYSVDTDNFGDSYALTKHLINQGHKKIACIHAPLDYHVSIDRLAGFRSCLFDHQLDLRNDWIIDSGYSIEDSYSAALRLMEGPDKPTAVFATDDLKVLSIYKMAADKGLQIPANLSVIGYNDKVASSFLSPPLTSIDIPINKLGKKATTLLFRLIHQDKNVPKTTIIKTEMIERESIQKINS